DNA from Parvularcula marina:
TGCCTGCGATGAGGGAGGCGTGAATGTCGCAACAAGCGGAACAGGTGAAGACCAGCATGGGCGGCTGTGATCATAACGACGAGTCCCTTACGCGGAACGAAAAGCTGGTCGTCGATGTCCTCAGCCGTGAGGATGGACCGATGAAAGCCTATGAACTGCTCGCCGCCCTCAAGGACAAGGGAGTTAAAGCCCCGATGACGGTCTATCGCGCGCTCGACCGGCTCGAAGCCAAGGGCCTGGTCCACAAGCTCGACGGCATCAACGCCTTCGTCATCTGCAATCATGATGAGCCCCACCGCGTCCAGATTTTCCTGATCTGCACCAATTGTTCTCATGTCGAAGAGGTTCGCGAGCATGATGTCGCCAACCTCGACTGGAACACGATCAGCAAGCTCGGCGATCCCATCGGCTTCAAGGCGGAAGCGACGCGGATCGAAGTTCGCGGCACCTGCGCCAAATGCCAGGAAACCTGACGGCTCCTCCTGCCGCTTAGCTGTACCAGCCAGCCTCGTATTCTGCCTCCGCGCCCTCTTCCCATTCTTTCATGGCGGGATGATCGAGCATGGCTTTGTAGTAGGTCTCTGAGGATTGAGGCATGTTCAGCGGCCCAAAGGGGCGTATACGGTACATGACAGGCGCATAGAACGCATCGGCGATCGTGAACTCCCCGAAGAGATATGGCCCCTCCCCGCCGAATTTGTCGATCGTCTCATCCCAGAGGTCGAAGATACGATTGAGATCATTCTGCACGGCTTGAGGGACAAGGACACCTGCATCTTTCGTGATGGCATCCATGGGCCAG
Protein-coding regions in this window:
- a CDS encoding Fur family transcriptional regulator, with translation MSQQAEQVKTSMGGCDHNDESLTRNEKLVVDVLSREDGPMKAYELLAALKDKGVKAPMTVYRALDRLEAKGLVHKLDGINAFVICNHDEPHRVQIFLICTNCSHVEEVREHDVANLDWNTISKLGDPIGFKAEATRIEVRGTCAKCQET